One Vanessa atalanta chromosome 8, ilVanAtal1.2, whole genome shotgun sequence genomic window carries:
- the LOC125065765 gene encoding nuclear pore complex protein Nup214 isoform X2, producing MEVQFGPNAIDEPSLLYKLQRKIKVFNTNNPLPNRGYNLVACSSRYGIVFVASPNAILSVYYLRELIDKECEPQHLSVNLQIEPSHIAVNCNQEWLAVIGGQSLLVYKCMDFHNADIRPSVSIKCDVHPSTFVSALQWNPCIPDTLGIIYFDGTLLISQVSTMQVKKIQSNARCLCWSPKGKQLVTGNNDGTLTQYKPDLSPMKMVPTPKLFEGSPVEALAIYWISTYQFAVAYRNSSDSSRPAVTIVNTPKGGSPSCYNYDDVCYSMGSNRPWYYYLQGLAQWNMIISSSSNSMEIATLSTTDGSNWIQWCQTDEARPELPLTDKRQENYPVGICIDTAAVHQLPWGENETLPPMPLLHVVSQTGLLSIFNIVNLNKSAPQICTPTQPIALPAAALTRNIPDDVPSQPEPPPVVAQPKQQIIQQQPLMQSQPVIQQQPVVQSQPIIQPQPIIPEPQKQQTVIAPVKAIPQQQNSPSFLPASLQMTKEPTPPAVAEPPISVPQPKPSVQAPKPQAVPSPEVSAALKSEQERINKAKANQELKNMLIKEVNDFQLELYNFMKVTQENREKFARDIQSINLDVEMNMNTETLRKECDIEDLRDNVTQLKMELVRACAVVAESRTQAEAKEHQEWSQMDPLTAKRIASVKKLSYYVQNQLDQALKALDHKWNENDAKDQLSKPGERMIRPILDDVYQPLVKQQEILCRQQAELKALRKTMNECNFTPMFNSTSLLRSTPFKNKDPLSKLTKNILNMSIVPQNKAKEQLLNSQKLDALRDVLSNHKPIKIKPVNLEITQHLETLKQRYAKSIKEKEENKLQQVPVKIEPVEEFVAQKDIKKVESLEINPKPLFPSFPQMPMKTEQQKPFAAALNTQNFTQKLTNVQPMKSESNIFMSQKIGAPTAFAYAQPTTLETKPDIVKESPIITPSFTPSTNLKPVKAASVARTLFTDTDSKEKPSESPFSKPPSQVIEQAPVPQPKVTPVTPDTKSLLRKMILKNGAGAAESTLQPAEPKNDANTFMGQNICSPTTFSFSKPPTAAAPAAVFASKPTNIFTKIQSPTSEATVSSPVNPKSDETGEPEANTASSKVDKTKAEKPITNMFSLKSPLVSKNQNVPDVLKSSSQGFAFGKTETKGVAKLAEDKSKENVPEKPKENIQQKPVPENKNNNELTPNLAAMTSKTPAQSVIIVDLKKPAAEAKVEKVSPSIFAGTSVSPPPTVSKSPIEPVSPVTEHASVFSTSVSSTSAENLSKQVTITTTASKTSVFGQAVDQSSNILPSSTPPPKALEIKEIKDDSQIETNASPSDDAVKNVTDDVFSAASTETAFSSTSTTLTTTTTTSESKPIVFSTPATTTSASVFSNTPQSFTSQPPAFASNASSVFASASAAAFGPQTTQASIFGTATSPSSIFGSTTSSSIFGGSSSAQSLFSAAASKSVFGGTPAATTQSIFGTSPTTTQASVFGTNQSVFGTSPTASPGFGTPSTQASIFGTPPPAPQTSVFGTPTQTTQASVFGTPTAVTQASIFGTPTTTAQSGSLFGNAESNLFASASISTTSAPSQTSGGNIFGSSSNSVFGSSTANVFGSKQGFTGSNPTAASIFSGGGAAFGQKPATDFWSGGNTSAFGSPGFGQQQPTTQASSIFGTSGGSFSATSAQPFGSPGPFSGGEAKSVFGSPPQQQTAPGAFGGSPVFGTKPMFGGQPSFGSPAFGGFNKSPNSGFGAPASFGGTGFGGSPFGNTSPSKGFGNSSPNFGSPTQSNATFESLATQNTLTFGNLAQQSGQPPQPAPTFNPSPSFTGWRG from the exons ATGGAAGTACAATTTGGTCCAAATGCTATCGATGAGCCG AGTTTGCTCTACAAGCTTCAGCGCAAAATCAAAGTGTTTAATACCAATAATCCTTTGCCAAATCGTGGATATAACTTAGTAGCTTGCTCTAGTAGATATGGCATTGTATTTGTAGCTTCACCTAATGCCATATTATCGG tatattATCTACGAGAATTGATTGACAAGGAATGTGAGCCTCAGCATTTGTCTGTTAATCTTCAAATAGAGCCTAGCCATATTGCTGTAAACTGTAATCAAGAATGGTTGGCTGTTATCGGTGGGCAATCGCTACTTGTTTATAAATGCATGGACTTCCATAATGCA GATATAAGACCGTCGGTGTCAATTAAATGTGATGTACATCCATCAACATTTGTGTCAGCATTACAATGGAATCCATGTATACCAGATACTTTAGGGATTATATACTTTGATGGCACCTTGCTCATAAGCCAAGTCAGCACTATGCAAGTGAAGAAAATACAATCAAATGCaag ATGTTTATGCTGGAGTCCTAAAGGCAAACAGCTTGTAACTGGCAACAATGATGGCACACTCACTCAATATAAACCAGACTTGTCTCCTATGAAAATGGTTCCAACTCCGAAATTGTTCGAAGGAAGTCCCGTTGAAGCTTTAGCTATTTACTGGATTTCTACTTACCAGTTTGCTGTAGCGTATCGAAATTCGTCTGATAGTAGTCGTCCAg ctgtGACAATAGTAAACACTCCAAAAGGTGGATCGCCCTCCTGTTACAACTATGATGATGTTTGCTACAGCATGGGCTCCAATAGACCGTGGTATTATTATCTACAAGGACTCGCCCAatg GAATATGATTATTTCATCATCGTCAAACAGCATGGAGATAGCGACACTATCAACGACAGATGGATCGAATTGGATTCAATGGTgtcag ACTGATGAAGCAAGACCTGAATTACCGTTGACCGATAAAAGGCAAGAAAACTACCCCGTCGGTATTTGTATTGATACAGCTGCTGTTCATCAGTTACCTTGGG gagAAAACGAAACTCTCCCACCGATGCCTCTGCTCCACGTGGTGTCTCAAACTGGACTATTGTCTATTTTCAATATTGTGAATCTAAACAAATCGGCACCTCAAATATGTACGCCGACTCAACCTATTGCCTTACCAGCGGCTGCTTTAAcaag AAACATTCCCGATGACGTGCCGTCGCAGCCTGAACCGCCACCAGTCGTCGCTCAACCAAAG CAACAGATTATACAACAGCAACCATTGATGCAATCACAGCCAGTTATACAACAGCAGCCCGTTGTACAATCGCAACCAATTATACAACCGCAACCGATAATACCGGAACCTCAAAAACAACAGACGGTTATTGCACCCGTGAAGGCTATACCACAGCAACAAAATAGCCCATCGTTCCTACCAG CCAGCTTACAAATGACTAAAGAACCAACACCGCCTGCTGTTGCTGAACCCCCTATATCTGTG CCTCAACCAAAACCAAGCGTTCAAGCGCCGAAACCTCAGGCAGTTCCATCGCCTGAAGTAAGTGCCGCTCTGAAATCGGAACAGGAAAGAATTAACAAAGCTAAAGCGAACCAGGAACTGAAGAATATGCTCATCAAAGAAGTGAACGACTTTCAACTGGAATTGTACAATTTTATGAAAGTCACACAAGAGAACCGAGAAAAG tttgcaCGAGACATTCAGTCAATAAACTTGGACGTGGAAATGAACATGAACACGGAGACATTGAGAAAAGAGTGTGACATAGAAGATCTACGTGATAATGTAACGCAGCTCAAGATGGAACTTGTGCGCGCATGCGCAGTAGTCGCCGAGTCGAGGACGCAGGCCGA agCGAAAGAACACCAAGAATGGTCTCAAATGGATCCACTAACGGCAAAACGAATAGCATCTGTAAAGAAACTCTCGTACTACGTTCAAAATCAGCTAGATCAAGCACTTAAAGCGCTTGATCACAAATGGAACGAAAATGATGCAAAAGATCAGCTTAGCAA ACCCGGAGAACGAATGATTCGTCCCATATTAGATGACGTATACCAGCCTCTAGTGAAACAGCAGGAAATACTGTGTCGTCAGCAAGCCGAACTCAAAGCTTTAAGAAAAACGATGAACGAATGTAATTTTACACCAATGTTCAATTCGACGTCACTCTTACGAAGCACGCCTTTTAAAAACAA AGATCCTCTATCGAAACTCaccaaaaatattctaaatatgagTATTGTACCTCAAAACAAAGCAAAGGAACAATTACTTAATTCCCAGAAGTTAGACGCACTTCGTGACGTTTTATCAAACCACAAACCAATCAAAATTAAACCGGTCAACCTGGAAATAACACAACATCTGGAAACCCTGAAACAGAGATACGCAAAGAGTATTAAAgagaaagaagaaaataaactaCAACAGGTACCAGTAAAAATTGAACCCGTAGAAGAATTCGTAGCCCAAAAAg atataaaaaaagtagaatCGTTGGAAATAAATCCAAAACCACTATTTCCATCGTTCCCTCAAATGCCGATGAAAACAGAGCAGCAAAAACCTTTTGCTGCTGCTCTTAATACACAAAACTTTACTCAGAAGTTAACAAACGTGCAGCCCATGAAAAGCGAAAGTAATATATTCATGTCTCAAAAGATCGGAGCTCCTACTGCTTTCGctt atGCACAACCAACGACATTGGAGACCAAACCTGATATAGTAAAAGAATCGCCCATTATTACACCATCGTTCACGCCATCGACTAATTTGAAACCCGTTAAGGCTGCTAGTGTTGCCAGGACATTGTTTACTGATACTG ATTCAAAAGAAAAACCATCCGAATCACCTTTTTCGAAGCCTCCTAGTCAAGTAATCGAACAAGCACCAGTTCCACAGCCAAAAGTGACGCCTGTGACTCCAGATACAAAAAGTTTACTAAGAAAAATGATACTCAAAAATGGCGCAGGCGCTGCAGAAAGTACGCTGCAACCCGCTGAACCAAAGAACGATGCCAATACCTTTATGGGCCAAAATATTTGTTCGCCTACTACGTTCAGCT TTTCAAAACCACCGACAGCCGCTGCACCAGCAGCTGTATTCGCTTCAAAGCCCACTAACATATTCACCAAGATTCAAAGTCCAACATCCGAAGCCACTGTTTCTTCACCCGTTAATCCAAAATCTGATGAAACAGGTGAACCAGAAGCTAACACAGCTTCATCAAAAGTTGATAAAACGAAAGCAGAGAAACCAATAACCAATATGTTCAGTTTGAAATCACCGTTGGTCAGTAAAAACCAAAACGTGCCCGATGTTTTGAAGAGCAGCAGCCAAGGATTTGCATTTGGTAAAACTGAAACGAAAGGTGTCGCTAAGTTAGCCGAAGACAAGTCTAAGGAAAACGTTCCAGAAAAACCTAAAGAAAACATTCAGCAAAAACCGgtacctgaaaataaaaacaacaatgaaCTGACACCCAATCTAGCCGCAATGACAAGCAAAACTCCAGCACAGTCTGTTATAATAG TTGACCTCAAGAAGCCTGCTGCTGAAGCTAAAGTTGAAAAAGTATCGCCATCAATTTTTGCTGGAACCTCAGTCTCACCTCCTCCTACAG TTTCTAAATCGCCAATTGAACCTGTTTCACCTGTGACTGAACATGCCTCCGTATTTAGTACATCAGTATCATCTACATCCGCAGAAAACTTATCAAAACAAGTTACAATAACTACCACAGCGTCTAAGACGTCTGTGTTCGGACAAGCTGTCGAccaatcatcaaatattttaccttcAAGTACACCACCGCCTAAGGcattagaaataaaagaaattaaagatGACTCCCAAATAGAAACAAACGCAAGTCCATCAGATGATGCTGTGAAAAATGTGACAGATGATGTTTTCAGTGCAGCGTCTACAGAAACTGCATTTAGTTCCACATCCACAACATTAACTACAACTACAACAACAAGTGAATCAAAACCAATAGTTTTTAGTACGCCCGCGACAACTACATCTGCATCTGTGTTTTCAAACACGCCACAGTCCTTTACGTCGCAACCACCAGCGTTTGCGTCTAATGCGTCTTCAGTTTTCGCATCTGCTTCCGCCGCTGCATTTGGTCCTCAAACCACTCAAGCCTCTATATTTGGTACAGCAACATCACCATCGAGTATATTCGGTTCTACGACGTCTTCGTCTATATTCGGTGGTTCTTCTTCCGCGCAAAGCTTATTTAGTGCTGCAGCTTCGAAATCTGTATTCGGTGGCACTCCAGCGGCGACTACACAAAGCATATTTGGTACATCACCGACCACTACTCAAGCGTCTGTGTTTGGAACAAACCAATCTGTATTTGGAACGTCACCTACGGCGAGTCCAGGTTTTGGGACCCCGTCGACTCAGGCATCTATATTCGGAACTCCTCCACCAGCGCCACAGACTTCTGTGTTCGGAACACCAACGCAAACAACACAAGCGTCGGTATTTGGAACACCGACGGCGGTCACTCAAGCGTCCATATTCGGAACTCCTACTACTACTGCTCAAAGCGGATCCCTGTTTGGAAACGCTGAGTCTAATTTGTTTGCGAGTGCAAGTATATCGACTACAAGTGCTCCTTCCCAGACAAGTGGAGGAAATATATTTGGATC CTCATCGAATTCAGTATTTGGAAGCAGTACCGCCAACGTTTTCGGTAGTAAACAAGGTTTCACTGGCTCGAATCCTACCGCGGCCAGCATTTTTAGCGGAGGTGGAGCAGCCTTCGGTCAAAAGCCGGCCACTGACTTCTGGAGCGGTGGCAATACGAGCGCATTCGGATCTCCCGGTTTTG GTCAACAACAACCAACGACCCAAGCTTCTTCAATATTTGGAACTTCGGGCGGTAGTTTCAGTGCTACCTCCGCTCAGCCATTTGGTAGTCCCGGACCATTTAGCGGTGGTGAAGCAAAATCGGTGTTCGGATCTCCTCCCCAACAACAAACgg CGCCGGGAGCGTTTGGAGGATCACCTGTATTTGGAACGAAACCAATGTTTGGGGGACAACCCAG TTTTGGTTCTCCGGCGTTTGGTGGTTTCAACAAGAGTCCAAACAGTGGATTTGGAGCACCAGCCTCATTCGGCGGCACTGGCTTCGGCGGATCTCCCTTCGGAAATACGTCACCGAGTAAAGGCTTCGGGAATTCTTCGCCTA